A section of the Paenibacillus aurantius genome encodes:
- the glmS gene encoding glutamine--fructose-6-phosphate transaminase (isomerizing), whose protein sequence is MCGIVGYIGNRNSQEVLIEGLKKLEYRGYDSAGVAVFTDKGLEVKKAKGRLAVLESQLGEAPLAGTIGIGHTRWATHGKPSDVNSHPHTDNSMKFSVVHNGIIENYGELKDELSAKGHQFVSETDTEVISHLIASLYDGDIVQAVQKAVSRMKGAFALGVLTEYEPDKLVAVRLASPLIIGVGQGENFIGSDIPAILNYTRDVYILNDGEMAVLTRDGVELLTLEGNFISRELFHVDWDLVTAEKAGFDHFMLKEIYEQPKAYRDTMGSRLSDDGKSVVLNEIKMTPEEVKAIHNIHIVACGTAYHAGLVGKSVIEHLARIPVETDVASEYRYRSPIITKNTLVVVVSQSGETADTLAALREAKRCGARVVAITNVVGSSVAREADDVIVTWAGPEIAVASTKAYTSQLIAFYLFGLYLAQTLGTQEEAVLAETIAALQALPEQVEAILEQAETYKAVAEKIATHENLFFIGRGLDYAVAQEGSLKLKEISYIHSEAYASGELKHGTLALIEEGIPVIALATQDALLEKTVSNIQEVSARGAYVIGIGMEGSPSLEKSVNEQFLIPGTLSLLTPALSVVPLQLLSYYASLARGNDVDKPRNLAKSVTVE, encoded by the coding sequence ATGTGCGGAATCGTTGGATATATCGGGAATCGAAATTCCCAGGAAGTTTTAATCGAAGGGCTGAAGAAGCTGGAGTACCGCGGGTACGATTCGGCGGGCGTAGCCGTTTTTACGGATAAAGGATTGGAAGTCAAGAAAGCGAAAGGCCGTCTAGCCGTTCTCGAGTCGCAGCTGGGAGAAGCACCGCTCGCCGGAACGATCGGAATCGGGCATACCCGCTGGGCCACCCACGGCAAGCCGTCGGATGTGAACTCGCATCCCCACACGGACAACTCGATGAAATTCTCCGTCGTGCATAACGGAATCATCGAGAATTACGGCGAACTGAAGGATGAGCTGTCTGCCAAAGGGCATCAATTCGTCTCGGAGACGGATACGGAGGTTATCTCCCACCTGATCGCGAGCCTCTACGACGGAGACATCGTGCAGGCTGTTCAGAAGGCCGTCAGCCGCATGAAAGGGGCTTTTGCCCTGGGTGTTCTGACAGAGTATGAACCGGATAAGCTGGTGGCCGTTCGTCTGGCAAGTCCGCTCATTATTGGAGTGGGCCAGGGAGAGAACTTCATCGGCTCGGACATTCCGGCCATTCTGAACTATACCCGCGACGTCTATATCCTGAACGACGGCGAAATGGCCGTTCTGACACGGGATGGTGTCGAACTGTTGACATTGGAGGGGAATTTTATTTCCCGGGAATTATTCCATGTCGATTGGGATCTCGTTACGGCGGAAAAAGCCGGATTCGATCACTTCATGCTAAAGGAGATCTACGAGCAGCCAAAAGCTTACCGCGACACGATGGGAAGCCGGCTGAGCGATGACGGAAAGAGTGTTGTTCTGAACGAAATCAAAATGACGCCGGAAGAAGTAAAGGCCATCCACAACATTCACATAGTGGCCTGCGGTACGGCTTACCACGCCGGTCTGGTCGGCAAATCGGTGATTGAGCACCTGGCGCGCATTCCGGTGGAAACGGACGTGGCTTCGGAGTACCGTTACCGCTCCCCGATCATCACGAAGAACACGCTCGTGGTCGTCGTGAGCCAGTCCGGGGAAACGGCCGATACGCTGGCCGCCCTCCGGGAAGCGAAGCGCTGCGGCGCCCGTGTCGTGGCGATCACGAACGTGGTCGGCAGCTCGGTAGCCCGCGAAGCGGACGATGTGATCGTCACCTGGGCGGGGCCGGAGATTGCGGTCGCCTCGACGAAGGCGTACACCTCGCAGCTCATTGCGTTCTACCTGTTCGGCCTGTATCTGGCCCAAACGCTTGGAACGCAGGAGGAGGCCGTGCTGGCCGAGACGATCGCCGCTCTGCAGGCTCTTCCGGAGCAGGTGGAAGCGATCCTGGAGCAGGCGGAGACGTACAAGGCGGTAGCCGAAAAGATCGCCACGCACGAGAACCTGTTCTTCATCGGCCGCGGCTTGGATTATGCGGTCGCCCAGGAAGGGTCGCTGAAGCTGAAGGAAATTTCTTACATTCACTCCGAAGCCTATGCGTCGGGTGAATTGAAGCACGGAACGCTGGCTCTCATCGAGGAAGGCATACCGGTCATCGCCTTGGCGACCCAGGATGCGCTACTGGAGAAAACGGTCAGCAACATCCAAGAGGTGTCGGCCCGCGGCGCTTACGTCATCGGGATCGGCATGGAAGGAAGCCCGTCGCTCGAGAAGAGCGTGAACGAGCAGTTCCTCATCCCGGGAACGCTCAGCTTGCTGACGCCGGCGCTGTCCGTGGTGCCGCTGCAGCTGTTGAGCTACTACG
- the glmM gene encoding phosphoglucosamine mutase → MGKYFGTDGVRGVANQGLTPELAYKIGRCGGYVLAGKSKHPQVVIGQDTRISGPMLEAALVAGLLSIGANVIRVGVVSTPGVAYLTRTLGADAGVMISASHNPVEDNGIKFFGGDGFKLSDETELEIERLMDAETDELPRPVGGDLGTVTENAEAKFQYMEYIKTTVKSSFEGLKIVLDCANGAAYELAPRVFEELGATVIATGANPDGRNINAGCGSTHPEALAKEVLAHKADLGLSFDGDADRLIAIDENGEEIDGDYLLTICGDALNKEGRLNQGTIVTTVMSNLGFFKAVKDLDMKTAQTAVGDRYVMEEMRKGGYNLGGEQSGHVIFLDYNTTGDGILTGLQLVDTIVQSGQKLSQLKQKMRKFPQVLVNVRVGDKSKLKGNENVEKAIREVEAKLGENGRVLVRPSGTESLIRVMAEGPDKAEVEGYVHTIAEVIRKELV, encoded by the coding sequence CAGGGCCTGACACCCGAGCTCGCTTACAAGATCGGCCGCTGCGGCGGCTATGTGCTGGCAGGAAAGTCCAAGCACCCGCAGGTTGTGATCGGGCAGGACACACGCATTTCGGGTCCAATGCTCGAAGCGGCACTGGTGGCGGGTCTTCTGTCTATCGGAGCGAACGTCATCCGCGTTGGCGTCGTTTCGACGCCGGGGGTCGCCTATTTGACCCGTACGCTGGGAGCGGATGCCGGTGTTATGATCTCGGCTTCCCACAATCCGGTGGAGGACAACGGAATCAAATTCTTCGGCGGAGACGGCTTCAAGCTGTCGGACGAGACGGAGCTCGAGATCGAACGGCTGATGGATGCTGAAACCGATGAGCTGCCGCGGCCGGTGGGCGGCGATCTGGGAACGGTGACGGAAAATGCGGAAGCGAAGTTTCAATACATGGAGTACATCAAGACAACGGTCAAATCTTCCTTCGAGGGGCTCAAGATCGTGCTGGACTGTGCCAACGGGGCGGCCTACGAATTGGCTCCGCGCGTCTTCGAAGAGCTGGGGGCAACGGTTATTGCTACTGGAGCGAATCCGGACGGCCGCAACATCAACGCTGGCTGCGGCTCCACTCATCCCGAAGCGCTGGCGAAGGAAGTGCTGGCCCATAAAGCCGACCTCGGACTTTCCTTCGATGGGGATGCGGACCGCCTCATTGCCATTGATGAGAATGGGGAGGAAATCGACGGGGATTACCTACTGACGATCTGCGGAGACGCGCTGAACAAGGAAGGCCGCCTCAACCAAGGGACGATTGTCACGACAGTGATGAGCAACCTGGGCTTCTTTAAAGCCGTTAAAGATCTCGACATGAAGACCGCCCAAACGGCGGTGGGCGACCGATACGTGATGGAAGAGATGCGCAAAGGCGGGTACAACCTGGGCGGCGAGCAGTCGGGGCACGTGATCTTTCTCGATTACAACACTACCGGGGACGGGATTCTGACGGGCCTTCAGCTCGTCGACACCATCGTTCAATCGGGCCAGAAGCTGAGTCAGCTTAAGCAGAAGATGCGCAAGTTCCCTCAGGTGCTCGTGAATGTCCGCGTAGGCGACAAGAGCAAGCTGAAGGGGAACGAGAACGTCGAGAAGGCCATTCGCGAGGTGGAAGCGAAGCTCGGAGAGAACGGGCGGGTGCTGGTGCGTCCGTCGGGTACGGAATCCCTCATTCGCGTCATGGCGGAAGGACCGGATAAGGCCGAGGTGGAAGGCTACGTTCATACCATTGCCGAAGTCATCCGGAAAGAATTGGTATAA